The proteins below come from a single Streptococcus hyointestinalis genomic window:
- a CDS encoding ISL3 family transposase (programmed frameshift) → MEQLNLITNFLRIKDQNILITDEFDRGTHLELHGHLDYTAPKCPSCKGQMAKYDFQKASKIPYLETAGYPLLIRLRKRRFKCKECGKMAVAVNQKIAQLLIENQAMTHIAHRLSISTSSVIRKLNEFKFETDWNTLPEVMSWDEYAFKKGKMSFIAQDFNSLKVITILDGRTQATIRNHFLRYPRKVRNQVKVITMDMFSSYYKLARQLFPNAKIVLDLFHIVQHLSRAMNRLRIQIMNQFDRTSQEYRALKRYWKLIKQDSRKLSDKRFYRPMFRMHLTNKEILEKLLSYSDELRKHYELYQLLLFHFQEKNSDHFFDLIEQEIATVNPIFQTVFKTFLKDKDKVLNAMELPYSNAKLEATNNLIKVIKRNAFGFRKNENFKKRILIALNVTAQ, encoded by the exons TTAAAGACCAAAATATCCTTATCACTGATGAATTTGATAGGGGAACTCACTTAGAACTCCACGGTCACTTGGATTACACAGCCCCTAAATGTCCTTCTTGCAAGGGACAAATGGCAAAATACGATTTCCAGAAAGCCTCTAAAATCCCCTACTTAGAAACAGCTGGCTATCCCTTACTTATCCGCCTCAGAAAACGTCGTTTCAAGTGCAAAGAATGTGGGAAAATGGCTGTCGCTGTTAACCAGAAGATCGCCCAATTGCTCATCGAAAATCAAGCAATGACACATATCGCACACAGGCTATCCATCTCAACATCATCAGTTATTCGAAAACTCAATGAGTTCAAGTTTGAAACGGATTGGAATACCTTACCTGAGGTGATGAGCTGGGACGAGTATGCCTTCAAGAAGGGGAAGATGAGCTTTATCGCACAAGATTTCAACTCCCTAAAGGTCATTACCATTCTGGACGGAAGAACACAAGCAACCATCCGAAACCACTTTCTACGCTATCCTAGAAAGGTTAGAAATCAGGTCAAAGTTATTACCATGGATATGTTTAGTTCCTACTACAAATTGGCTAGACAGCTATTTCCAAACGCCAAGATAGTACTTGACCTCTTTCATATCGTGCAACACCTCAGCCGTGCTATGAACCGCCTTCGTATTCAAATTATGAATCAATTCGACAGAACATCGCAGGAATACCGAGCCTTGAAACGCTACTGGAAATTGATAAAACAAGATAGTCGTAAACTCAGCGATAAACGATTTTATCGCCCTATGTTTCGCATGCACTTGACTAACAAGGAAATTCTAGAAAAACTCCTATCTTACTCAGATGAACTACGAAAGCACTATGAACTCTACCAACTTCTCTTATTCCATTTCCAAGAGAAGAACTCAGACCATTTCTTTGACCTCATCGAGCAGGAAATAGCCACTGTTAATCCTATTTTCCAGACAGTATTTAAGACATTTCTAAAGGATAAAGACAAGGTTTTAAACGCCATGGAATTGCCTTATTCCAACGCAAAACTGGAAGCTACCAATAATCTCATCAAAGTCATTAAGAGAAATGCCTTTGGTTTCAGGAAGA ATGAAAACTTTAAAAAACGGATTTTGATTGCCTTGAACGTAACCGCCCAATAA